In the genome of Paenibacillus pabuli, one region contains:
- a CDS encoding helix-turn-helix transcriptional regulator, producing the protein MKIERILSIVLLLLERKKVSSSELAKMFEVTPRTIFRDIETITKAGIPITSSPGVNGGFSIMERYKFEKKIFTQAEILVLILGLNSIHSTVSSDEVLNAIAKVKSLISENENRLVDKLITIDPSPWFGSTHVKPPELGKIRTAIEEDRLITFEYLDPFEGMTPLELTIEPCRLVLKNSVWYMQGFCTEKGGFRMFKVSRISSLVTHHDTFKKRQIEDEVLDITEKEIIHLTLLFDQSLIPYMSEYCGEKNIRFYEGAKWIAKFPFIANDHGYTHLLSFGDKCECIEPEHVRSELTKRIECIYKVYST; encoded by the coding sequence GTGAAAATTGAAAGAATTTTATCGATAGTGTTACTTTTGTTAGAACGTAAAAAAGTGAGTTCCTCTGAATTAGCGAAAATGTTTGAGGTCACTCCTCGTACTATCTTTCGAGATATCGAAACTATTACTAAAGCTGGAATTCCAATCACCTCTTCCCCTGGTGTGAATGGGGGCTTCAGTATTATGGAACGTTACAAATTTGAGAAGAAGATCTTTACGCAAGCGGAGATATTAGTTTTAATACTTGGATTAAACAGTATCCATTCAACTGTTTCTAGCGATGAAGTCTTGAATGCCATTGCTAAAGTGAAATCTTTGATCTCGGAAAATGAAAATCGACTGGTAGATAAACTAATAACAATTGATCCTTCACCTTGGTTCGGAAGTACTCATGTCAAACCGCCTGAATTAGGAAAAATTAGAACCGCAATTGAAGAAGACCGCTTAATAACATTTGAATATCTAGATCCTTTTGAAGGTATGACTCCGTTGGAACTCACCATTGAGCCTTGCCGACTAGTATTGAAGAATTCAGTGTGGTATATGCAAGGGTTTTGTACAGAGAAAGGGGGATTCCGAATGTTTAAGGTTTCCCGCATTTCTTCTCTTGTTACTCACCATGATACATTTAAGAAAAGACAAATCGAAGACGAGGTTTTAGATATAACGGAGAAAGAAATCATACATTTAACTCTGCTTTTTGACCAATCACTTATTCCTTATATGAGCGAGTACTGTGGAGAGAAGAACATTCGTTTCTATGAAGGTGCTAAGTGGATAGCCAAGTTTCCCTTCATTGCAAATGACCATGGATATACTCATTTACTTAGCTTTGGGGACAAATGCGAGTGTATCGAGCCTGAACATGTAAGAAGCGAGTTAACCAAACGAATTGAGTGTATTTACAAAGTCTATTCCACTTAA